Proteins encoded by one window of Vigna radiata var. radiata cultivar VC1973A chromosome 5, Vradiata_ver6, whole genome shotgun sequence:
- the LOC106761976 gene encoding ubiquitin carboxyl-terminal hydrolase 25 isoform X1, producing MDLQMTWQPSLLSQKRKTGPPIGLRNLGNSCYLNSVLQCLTYTPPLANFCLTLQHSSLCDFSASTCPFCILEKQIARSLKLDLSHDAPSKIQSCIRIFAEHFRCGRQEDAHEFLRYVIDACHNTCLRLKKLHRKGGDANGGGGDGGGSTVVKEIFGGALQSQVKCLCCGYESNKVDEIMDISLDVFHSNSLQDSMQKFFQPEVLDGNNKYKCDSCKKLVAAKKQMSILEAPNILVIQLKRFEGILGGKIDKAVAFEEVLVLSSFMCKASQDPQPEYKLFGTIVHSGYSPESGHYYAYIKDAMGRWYCCDDSSVSVATLQEVLSEKVYILFFSRTNQRPVSSNNSLASNGVKPYFNGSQASEFSKVGVPLKDVQAKSSSELSPWKDMPSVAKTAKVPSSSRVKFDINGGSTSKRSPAPPSVNGKVDVSRNQPLLINGHVKDSESLENGKKDPSSLPARNGIDKNKVDVDKFKRKESTFTNGHSDNQMVDIHSVKSDPREDTDKNRVIAGKGSDNFKLENNGLSNKPKILGSKRTVHEDPFILLAHDGQSQAKVQKLKDNLVKEAKSHLISCGWTNEVYEFMRSKLRAQEDGNLENGDETRKSLIREAQLAFKSKIPESLRKDLIERLKPLSKKTIQF from the exons ATGGACCTGCAGATGACTTGGCAGCCGAGTCTCCTGAGTCAGAAACGCAAAACCGGTCCTCCTATAGGGCTCCGTAACCTGGGCAACTCGTGCTACCTCAACAGCGTCCTCCAGTGCCTCACATACACTCCTCCTCTTGCCAATTTCTGTCTCACTCTCCAACACTCTTCTCTCT GTGATTTCTCTGCGTCTACGTGTCCGTTCTGCATACTTGAGAAGCAGATTGCGCGTTCACTAAAATTGGATCTCTCGCACGACGCGCCTTCCAAGATCCAGAGCTGTATACGGATCTTTGCCGAGCACTTCCGCTGTGGCCGCCAGGAAGACGCGCACGAGTTCCTCCGGTACGTAATCGACGCCTGCCACAATACCTGTCTCCGCCTCAAGAAGCTCCACCGCAAAGGCGGAGACGCTAATGGAGGCGGCGGAGACGGTGGCGGGAGTACGGTGGTAAAGGAGATTTTCGGTGGTGCCTTGCAGAGTCAGGTGAAGTGTCTGTGCTGTGGATATGAGTCGAATAAGGTTGATGAGATAATGGATATCAGTCTTGATGTTTTCCATAGTAACTCGCTTCAAGACTCCATGCAAAAGTTCTTTCAGCCCGAGGTTTTAGATGGCAACAATAAGTACAAGTGTGATAG TTGTAAGAAATTGGTGGCGGCTAAGAAGCAAATGTCCATACTTGAAGCACCTAACATCCTTGTGATACAACTAAAG AGATTTGAGGGCATATTGGGTGGCAAGATTGACAAGGCTGTTGCATTTGAAGAGGTTTTGGTTCTTTCTAGCTTCATGTGCAAAGCAAGCCAG GATCCACAGCCAGAATATAAGCTCTTTGGCACTATTGTGCATTCAGGCTACTCCCCCGAATCTGGTCATTACTATGCTTATATAAAG GATGCAATGGGTCGGTGGTATTGCTGTGACGATTCTAGTGTATCAGTTGCTACCCTGCAAGAAGTTTTGTCAGAAAAggtttatattctttttttctctcgaACTAATCAAAGGCCAGTGTCAAGTAATAATTCTCTTGCTTCAAACGGTGTAAAGCCTTATTTCAATGGGAGCCAAGCATCCGAATTTTCAAAGGTTGGTGTACCACTGAAAGACGTGCAAGCAAAGTCAAGTTCTGAGCTATCTCCTTGGAAGGATATGCCAAGTGTAGCTAAGACTGCTAAAGTACCTTCCAGCTCACGAGTTAAGTTTGACATTAATGGAGGTTCTACTTCCAAAAGAAGTCCTGCTCCTCCAAGTGTGAATGGGAAAGTTGATGTTTCTAGGAATCAGCCTTTATTAATAAATGGACATGTCAAAGATTCAGAGTCTTTGGAAAATGGTAAGAAAGATCCTTCATCATTACCTGCCAGGAATGgtattgacaaaaataaagttgatgtTGACAAATTCAAAAGAAAGGAGTCAACATTTACGAATGGCCACAGTGATAATCAGATGGTTGATATCCATTCTGTAAAGTCGGATCCCAGGGAAGATACTGATAAAAACAGGGTAATAGCAGGTAAAGGTTCGGACAACTTTAAGCTTGAAAACAATGGCCTTAGCAATAAACCCAAAATATTGGGGAGTAAGAGAACGGTACATGAAGACCCATTCATTTTACTTGCACATGATGGTCAGTCTCAAGCAAAAGTTCAAAAACTGAAAGACAA TCTTGTGAAAGAGGCGAAGTCACATTTGATATCCTGTGGCTGGACAAATGAGGTCTATGAATTTATGCGCTCTAAGTTACGTGCACAAGAAGATGGAAATTTGGAGAATGGAGATGAAACAAG
- the LOC106761976 gene encoding ubiquitin carboxyl-terminal hydrolase 25 isoform X3, with amino-acid sequence MDLQMTWQPSLLSQKRKTGPPIGLRNLGNSCYLNSVLQCLTYTPPLANFCLTLQHSSLCDFSASTCPFCILEKQIARSLKLDLSHDAPSKIQSCIRIFAEHFRCGRQEDAHEFLRYVIDACHNTCLRLKKLHRKGGDANGGGGDGGGSTVVKEIFGGALQSQVKCLCCGYESNKVDEIMDISLDVFHSNSLQDSMQKFFQPEVLDGNNKYKCDSCKKLVAAKKQMSILEAPNILVIQLKRFEGILGGKIDKAVAFEEVLVLSSFMCKASQDPQPEYKLFGTIVHSGYSPESGHYYAYIKDAMGRWYCCDDSSVSVATLQEVLSEKPYFNGSQASEFSKVGVPLKDVQAKSSSELSPWKDMPSVAKTAKVPSSSRVKFDINGGSTSKRSPAPPSVNGKVDVSRNQPLLINGHVKDSESLENGKKDPSSLPARNGIDKNKVDVDKFKRKESTFTNGHSDNQMVDIHSVKSDPREDTDKNRVIAGKGSDNFKLENNGLSNKPKILGSKRTVHEDPFILLAHDGQSQAKVQKLKDNLVKEAKSHLISCGWTNEVYEFMRSKLRAQEDGNLENGDETRKSLIREAQLAFKSKIPESLRKDLIERLKPLSKKTIQF; translated from the exons ATGGACCTGCAGATGACTTGGCAGCCGAGTCTCCTGAGTCAGAAACGCAAAACCGGTCCTCCTATAGGGCTCCGTAACCTGGGCAACTCGTGCTACCTCAACAGCGTCCTCCAGTGCCTCACATACACTCCTCCTCTTGCCAATTTCTGTCTCACTCTCCAACACTCTTCTCTCT GTGATTTCTCTGCGTCTACGTGTCCGTTCTGCATACTTGAGAAGCAGATTGCGCGTTCACTAAAATTGGATCTCTCGCACGACGCGCCTTCCAAGATCCAGAGCTGTATACGGATCTTTGCCGAGCACTTCCGCTGTGGCCGCCAGGAAGACGCGCACGAGTTCCTCCGGTACGTAATCGACGCCTGCCACAATACCTGTCTCCGCCTCAAGAAGCTCCACCGCAAAGGCGGAGACGCTAATGGAGGCGGCGGAGACGGTGGCGGGAGTACGGTGGTAAAGGAGATTTTCGGTGGTGCCTTGCAGAGTCAGGTGAAGTGTCTGTGCTGTGGATATGAGTCGAATAAGGTTGATGAGATAATGGATATCAGTCTTGATGTTTTCCATAGTAACTCGCTTCAAGACTCCATGCAAAAGTTCTTTCAGCCCGAGGTTTTAGATGGCAACAATAAGTACAAGTGTGATAG TTGTAAGAAATTGGTGGCGGCTAAGAAGCAAATGTCCATACTTGAAGCACCTAACATCCTTGTGATACAACTAAAG AGATTTGAGGGCATATTGGGTGGCAAGATTGACAAGGCTGTTGCATTTGAAGAGGTTTTGGTTCTTTCTAGCTTCATGTGCAAAGCAAGCCAG GATCCACAGCCAGAATATAAGCTCTTTGGCACTATTGTGCATTCAGGCTACTCCCCCGAATCTGGTCATTACTATGCTTATATAAAG GATGCAATGGGTCGGTGGTATTGCTGTGACGATTCTAGTGTATCAGTTGCTACCCTGCAAGAAGTTTTGTCAGAAAAg CCTTATTTCAATGGGAGCCAAGCATCCGAATTTTCAAAGGTTGGTGTACCACTGAAAGACGTGCAAGCAAAGTCAAGTTCTGAGCTATCTCCTTGGAAGGATATGCCAAGTGTAGCTAAGACTGCTAAAGTACCTTCCAGCTCACGAGTTAAGTTTGACATTAATGGAGGTTCTACTTCCAAAAGAAGTCCTGCTCCTCCAAGTGTGAATGGGAAAGTTGATGTTTCTAGGAATCAGCCTTTATTAATAAATGGACATGTCAAAGATTCAGAGTCTTTGGAAAATGGTAAGAAAGATCCTTCATCATTACCTGCCAGGAATGgtattgacaaaaataaagttgatgtTGACAAATTCAAAAGAAAGGAGTCAACATTTACGAATGGCCACAGTGATAATCAGATGGTTGATATCCATTCTGTAAAGTCGGATCCCAGGGAAGATACTGATAAAAACAGGGTAATAGCAGGTAAAGGTTCGGACAACTTTAAGCTTGAAAACAATGGCCTTAGCAATAAACCCAAAATATTGGGGAGTAAGAGAACGGTACATGAAGACCCATTCATTTTACTTGCACATGATGGTCAGTCTCAAGCAAAAGTTCAAAAACTGAAAGACAA TCTTGTGAAAGAGGCGAAGTCACATTTGATATCCTGTGGCTGGACAAATGAGGTCTATGAATTTATGCGCTCTAAGTTACGTGCACAAGAAGATGGAAATTTGGAGAATGGAGATGAAACAAG
- the LOC106761976 gene encoding ubiquitin carboxyl-terminal hydrolase 25 isoform X5, translating to MDLQMTWQPSLLSQKRKTGPPIGLRNLGNSCYLNSVLQCLTYTPPLANFCLTLQHSSLCDFSASTCPFCILEKQIARSLKLDLSHDAPSKIQSCIRIFAEHFRCGRQEDAHEFLRYVIDACHNTCLRLKKLHRKGGDANGGGGDGGGSTVVKEIFGGALQSQVKCLCCGYESNKVDEIMDISLDVFHSNSLQDSMQKFFQPEVLDGNNKYKCDSCKKLVAAKKQMSILEAPNILVIQLKRFEGILGGKIDKAVAFEEVLVLSSFMCKASQDAMGRWYCCDDSSVSVATLQEVLSEKPYFNGSQASEFSKVGVPLKDVQAKSSSELSPWKDMPSVAKTAKVPSSSRVKFDINGGSTSKRSPAPPSVNGKVDVSRNQPLLINGHVKDSESLENGKKDPSSLPARNGIDKNKVDVDKFKRKESTFTNGHSDNQMVDIHSVKSDPREDTDKNRVIAGKGSDNFKLENNGLSNKPKILGSKRTVHEDPFILLAHDGQSQAKVQKLKDNLVKEAKSHLISCGWTNEVYEFMRSKLRAQEDGNLENGDETRKSLIREAQLAFKSKIPESLRKDLIERLKPLSKKTIQF from the exons ATGGACCTGCAGATGACTTGGCAGCCGAGTCTCCTGAGTCAGAAACGCAAAACCGGTCCTCCTATAGGGCTCCGTAACCTGGGCAACTCGTGCTACCTCAACAGCGTCCTCCAGTGCCTCACATACACTCCTCCTCTTGCCAATTTCTGTCTCACTCTCCAACACTCTTCTCTCT GTGATTTCTCTGCGTCTACGTGTCCGTTCTGCATACTTGAGAAGCAGATTGCGCGTTCACTAAAATTGGATCTCTCGCACGACGCGCCTTCCAAGATCCAGAGCTGTATACGGATCTTTGCCGAGCACTTCCGCTGTGGCCGCCAGGAAGACGCGCACGAGTTCCTCCGGTACGTAATCGACGCCTGCCACAATACCTGTCTCCGCCTCAAGAAGCTCCACCGCAAAGGCGGAGACGCTAATGGAGGCGGCGGAGACGGTGGCGGGAGTACGGTGGTAAAGGAGATTTTCGGTGGTGCCTTGCAGAGTCAGGTGAAGTGTCTGTGCTGTGGATATGAGTCGAATAAGGTTGATGAGATAATGGATATCAGTCTTGATGTTTTCCATAGTAACTCGCTTCAAGACTCCATGCAAAAGTTCTTTCAGCCCGAGGTTTTAGATGGCAACAATAAGTACAAGTGTGATAG TTGTAAGAAATTGGTGGCGGCTAAGAAGCAAATGTCCATACTTGAAGCACCTAACATCCTTGTGATACAACTAAAG AGATTTGAGGGCATATTGGGTGGCAAGATTGACAAGGCTGTTGCATTTGAAGAGGTTTTGGTTCTTTCTAGCTTCATGTGCAAAGCAAGCCAG GATGCAATGGGTCGGTGGTATTGCTGTGACGATTCTAGTGTATCAGTTGCTACCCTGCAAGAAGTTTTGTCAGAAAAg CCTTATTTCAATGGGAGCCAAGCATCCGAATTTTCAAAGGTTGGTGTACCACTGAAAGACGTGCAAGCAAAGTCAAGTTCTGAGCTATCTCCTTGGAAGGATATGCCAAGTGTAGCTAAGACTGCTAAAGTACCTTCCAGCTCACGAGTTAAGTTTGACATTAATGGAGGTTCTACTTCCAAAAGAAGTCCTGCTCCTCCAAGTGTGAATGGGAAAGTTGATGTTTCTAGGAATCAGCCTTTATTAATAAATGGACATGTCAAAGATTCAGAGTCTTTGGAAAATGGTAAGAAAGATCCTTCATCATTACCTGCCAGGAATGgtattgacaaaaataaagttgatgtTGACAAATTCAAAAGAAAGGAGTCAACATTTACGAATGGCCACAGTGATAATCAGATGGTTGATATCCATTCTGTAAAGTCGGATCCCAGGGAAGATACTGATAAAAACAGGGTAATAGCAGGTAAAGGTTCGGACAACTTTAAGCTTGAAAACAATGGCCTTAGCAATAAACCCAAAATATTGGGGAGTAAGAGAACGGTACATGAAGACCCATTCATTTTACTTGCACATGATGGTCAGTCTCAAGCAAAAGTTCAAAAACTGAAAGACAA TCTTGTGAAAGAGGCGAAGTCACATTTGATATCCTGTGGCTGGACAAATGAGGTCTATGAATTTATGCGCTCTAAGTTACGTGCACAAGAAGATGGAAATTTGGAGAATGGAGATGAAACAAG
- the LOC106761976 gene encoding ubiquitin carboxyl-terminal hydrolase 25 isoform X2: protein MDLQMTWQPSLLSQKRKTGPPIGLRNLGNSCYLNSVLQCLTYTPPLANFCLTLQHSSLCDFSASTCPFCILEKQIARSLKLDLSHDAPSKIQSCIRIFAEHFRCGRQEDAHEFLRYVIDACHNTCLRLKKLHRKGGDANGGGGDGGGSTVVKEIFGGALQSQVKCLCCGYESNKVDEIMDISLDVFHSNSLQDSMQKFFQPEVLDGNNKYKCDSCKKLVAAKKQMSILEAPNILVIQLKRFEGILGGKIDKAVAFEEVLVLSSFMCKASQPEYKLFGTIVHSGYSPESGHYYAYIKDAMGRWYCCDDSSVSVATLQEVLSEKVYILFFSRTNQRPVSSNNSLASNGVKPYFNGSQASEFSKVGVPLKDVQAKSSSELSPWKDMPSVAKTAKVPSSSRVKFDINGGSTSKRSPAPPSVNGKVDVSRNQPLLINGHVKDSESLENGKKDPSSLPARNGIDKNKVDVDKFKRKESTFTNGHSDNQMVDIHSVKSDPREDTDKNRVIAGKGSDNFKLENNGLSNKPKILGSKRTVHEDPFILLAHDGQSQAKVQKLKDNLVKEAKSHLISCGWTNEVYEFMRSKLRAQEDGNLENGDETRKSLIREAQLAFKSKIPESLRKDLIERLKPLSKKTIQF, encoded by the exons ATGGACCTGCAGATGACTTGGCAGCCGAGTCTCCTGAGTCAGAAACGCAAAACCGGTCCTCCTATAGGGCTCCGTAACCTGGGCAACTCGTGCTACCTCAACAGCGTCCTCCAGTGCCTCACATACACTCCTCCTCTTGCCAATTTCTGTCTCACTCTCCAACACTCTTCTCTCT GTGATTTCTCTGCGTCTACGTGTCCGTTCTGCATACTTGAGAAGCAGATTGCGCGTTCACTAAAATTGGATCTCTCGCACGACGCGCCTTCCAAGATCCAGAGCTGTATACGGATCTTTGCCGAGCACTTCCGCTGTGGCCGCCAGGAAGACGCGCACGAGTTCCTCCGGTACGTAATCGACGCCTGCCACAATACCTGTCTCCGCCTCAAGAAGCTCCACCGCAAAGGCGGAGACGCTAATGGAGGCGGCGGAGACGGTGGCGGGAGTACGGTGGTAAAGGAGATTTTCGGTGGTGCCTTGCAGAGTCAGGTGAAGTGTCTGTGCTGTGGATATGAGTCGAATAAGGTTGATGAGATAATGGATATCAGTCTTGATGTTTTCCATAGTAACTCGCTTCAAGACTCCATGCAAAAGTTCTTTCAGCCCGAGGTTTTAGATGGCAACAATAAGTACAAGTGTGATAG TTGTAAGAAATTGGTGGCGGCTAAGAAGCAAATGTCCATACTTGAAGCACCTAACATCCTTGTGATACAACTAAAG AGATTTGAGGGCATATTGGGTGGCAAGATTGACAAGGCTGTTGCATTTGAAGAGGTTTTGGTTCTTTCTAGCTTCATGTGCAAAGCAAGCCAG CCAGAATATAAGCTCTTTGGCACTATTGTGCATTCAGGCTACTCCCCCGAATCTGGTCATTACTATGCTTATATAAAG GATGCAATGGGTCGGTGGTATTGCTGTGACGATTCTAGTGTATCAGTTGCTACCCTGCAAGAAGTTTTGTCAGAAAAggtttatattctttttttctctcgaACTAATCAAAGGCCAGTGTCAAGTAATAATTCTCTTGCTTCAAACGGTGTAAAGCCTTATTTCAATGGGAGCCAAGCATCCGAATTTTCAAAGGTTGGTGTACCACTGAAAGACGTGCAAGCAAAGTCAAGTTCTGAGCTATCTCCTTGGAAGGATATGCCAAGTGTAGCTAAGACTGCTAAAGTACCTTCCAGCTCACGAGTTAAGTTTGACATTAATGGAGGTTCTACTTCCAAAAGAAGTCCTGCTCCTCCAAGTGTGAATGGGAAAGTTGATGTTTCTAGGAATCAGCCTTTATTAATAAATGGACATGTCAAAGATTCAGAGTCTTTGGAAAATGGTAAGAAAGATCCTTCATCATTACCTGCCAGGAATGgtattgacaaaaataaagttgatgtTGACAAATTCAAAAGAAAGGAGTCAACATTTACGAATGGCCACAGTGATAATCAGATGGTTGATATCCATTCTGTAAAGTCGGATCCCAGGGAAGATACTGATAAAAACAGGGTAATAGCAGGTAAAGGTTCGGACAACTTTAAGCTTGAAAACAATGGCCTTAGCAATAAACCCAAAATATTGGGGAGTAAGAGAACGGTACATGAAGACCCATTCATTTTACTTGCACATGATGGTCAGTCTCAAGCAAAAGTTCAAAAACTGAAAGACAA TCTTGTGAAAGAGGCGAAGTCACATTTGATATCCTGTGGCTGGACAAATGAGGTCTATGAATTTATGCGCTCTAAGTTACGTGCACAAGAAGATGGAAATTTGGAGAATGGAGATGAAACAAG
- the LOC106761976 gene encoding ubiquitin carboxyl-terminal hydrolase 25 isoform X4, giving the protein MDLQMTWQPSLLSQKRKTGPPIGLRNLGNSCYLNSVLQCLTYTPPLANFCLTLQHSSLCDFSASTCPFCILEKQIARSLKLDLSHDAPSKIQSCIRIFAEHFRCGRQEDAHEFLRYVIDACHNTCLRLKKLHRKGGDANGGGGDGGGSTVVKEIFGGALQSQVKCLCCGYESNKVDEIMDISLDVFHSNSLQDSMQKFFQPEVLDGNNKYKCDSCKKLVAAKKQMSILEAPNILVIQLKRFEGILGGKIDKAVAFEEVLVLSSFMCKASQDAMGRWYCCDDSSVSVATLQEVLSEKVYILFFSRTNQRPVSSNNSLASNGVKPYFNGSQASEFSKVGVPLKDVQAKSSSELSPWKDMPSVAKTAKVPSSSRVKFDINGGSTSKRSPAPPSVNGKVDVSRNQPLLINGHVKDSESLENGKKDPSSLPARNGIDKNKVDVDKFKRKESTFTNGHSDNQMVDIHSVKSDPREDTDKNRVIAGKGSDNFKLENNGLSNKPKILGSKRTVHEDPFILLAHDGQSQAKVQKLKDNLVKEAKSHLISCGWTNEVYEFMRSKLRAQEDGNLENGDETRKSLIREAQLAFKSKIPESLRKDLIERLKPLSKKTIQF; this is encoded by the exons ATGGACCTGCAGATGACTTGGCAGCCGAGTCTCCTGAGTCAGAAACGCAAAACCGGTCCTCCTATAGGGCTCCGTAACCTGGGCAACTCGTGCTACCTCAACAGCGTCCTCCAGTGCCTCACATACACTCCTCCTCTTGCCAATTTCTGTCTCACTCTCCAACACTCTTCTCTCT GTGATTTCTCTGCGTCTACGTGTCCGTTCTGCATACTTGAGAAGCAGATTGCGCGTTCACTAAAATTGGATCTCTCGCACGACGCGCCTTCCAAGATCCAGAGCTGTATACGGATCTTTGCCGAGCACTTCCGCTGTGGCCGCCAGGAAGACGCGCACGAGTTCCTCCGGTACGTAATCGACGCCTGCCACAATACCTGTCTCCGCCTCAAGAAGCTCCACCGCAAAGGCGGAGACGCTAATGGAGGCGGCGGAGACGGTGGCGGGAGTACGGTGGTAAAGGAGATTTTCGGTGGTGCCTTGCAGAGTCAGGTGAAGTGTCTGTGCTGTGGATATGAGTCGAATAAGGTTGATGAGATAATGGATATCAGTCTTGATGTTTTCCATAGTAACTCGCTTCAAGACTCCATGCAAAAGTTCTTTCAGCCCGAGGTTTTAGATGGCAACAATAAGTACAAGTGTGATAG TTGTAAGAAATTGGTGGCGGCTAAGAAGCAAATGTCCATACTTGAAGCACCTAACATCCTTGTGATACAACTAAAG AGATTTGAGGGCATATTGGGTGGCAAGATTGACAAGGCTGTTGCATTTGAAGAGGTTTTGGTTCTTTCTAGCTTCATGTGCAAAGCAAGCCAG GATGCAATGGGTCGGTGGTATTGCTGTGACGATTCTAGTGTATCAGTTGCTACCCTGCAAGAAGTTTTGTCAGAAAAggtttatattctttttttctctcgaACTAATCAAAGGCCAGTGTCAAGTAATAATTCTCTTGCTTCAAACGGTGTAAAGCCTTATTTCAATGGGAGCCAAGCATCCGAATTTTCAAAGGTTGGTGTACCACTGAAAGACGTGCAAGCAAAGTCAAGTTCTGAGCTATCTCCTTGGAAGGATATGCCAAGTGTAGCTAAGACTGCTAAAGTACCTTCCAGCTCACGAGTTAAGTTTGACATTAATGGAGGTTCTACTTCCAAAAGAAGTCCTGCTCCTCCAAGTGTGAATGGGAAAGTTGATGTTTCTAGGAATCAGCCTTTATTAATAAATGGACATGTCAAAGATTCAGAGTCTTTGGAAAATGGTAAGAAAGATCCTTCATCATTACCTGCCAGGAATGgtattgacaaaaataaagttgatgtTGACAAATTCAAAAGAAAGGAGTCAACATTTACGAATGGCCACAGTGATAATCAGATGGTTGATATCCATTCTGTAAAGTCGGATCCCAGGGAAGATACTGATAAAAACAGGGTAATAGCAGGTAAAGGTTCGGACAACTTTAAGCTTGAAAACAATGGCCTTAGCAATAAACCCAAAATATTGGGGAGTAAGAGAACGGTACATGAAGACCCATTCATTTTACTTGCACATGATGGTCAGTCTCAAGCAAAAGTTCAAAAACTGAAAGACAA TCTTGTGAAAGAGGCGAAGTCACATTTGATATCCTGTGGCTGGACAAATGAGGTCTATGAATTTATGCGCTCTAAGTTACGTGCACAAGAAGATGGAAATTTGGAGAATGGAGATGAAACAAG